The Desulfovulcanus ferrireducens genome includes a window with the following:
- a CDS encoding NAD(P)H-dependent flavin oxidoreductase has protein sequence MLIPKLKIGVHEAEVPIIQGGMGVGVSLHSLASAVAKMGGIGVIAAAAVGFLAPDFDKHPQLANIRTLKEEITLARNLAPGGIIGVNIMVALSDYEDLVTASFEAGADIIFSGAGLPLNLPKLKEKYPGNKTALVPIISSARAADILCKKWLRSYNYLPDAFVLEGPKAGGHLGFSLEELTNKKYRLEQLVLETLQAITPYAQKAGKPIPLIVAGGVYSGEDIARFLNLGASGVQMATRFVVTEECDASEGFKKEHLRAKKEDIVFIKSPVGLPGRAVKNKFLEAVERGEKVPFKCPHHCIKTCKPKKSPYCISLALINAQQGKLDEGFAFAGSNTYRSEKIVKVKDLIEELLEGIKKA, from the coding sequence ATGCTTATTCCAAAGTTAAAAATAGGCGTTCATGAAGCAGAAGTGCCTATAATTCAGGGAGGAATGGGAGTAGGGGTGTCTCTCCATTCTTTAGCCAGCGCAGTAGCTAAAATGGGTGGGATCGGTGTAATAGCAGCCGCTGCCGTGGGTTTTTTAGCACCCGACTTTGACAAACATCCCCAGTTGGCCAACATTCGCACTTTAAAAGAAGAAATCACACTGGCACGTAATCTGGCCCCTGGCGGAATTATTGGCGTCAATATCATGGTAGCGTTGAGTGATTATGAAGATTTGGTGACTGCTTCTTTTGAAGCTGGAGCTGACATTATTTTCTCCGGAGCCGGACTTCCACTTAATTTACCAAAACTCAAAGAAAAGTACCCGGGGAACAAAACCGCTCTAGTTCCTATCATTTCTTCAGCTCGGGCAGCCGACATTTTATGCAAGAAATGGCTTCGAAGTTATAATTATCTGCCCGACGCTTTTGTCTTGGAAGGCCCAAAAGCAGGTGGACACCTCGGTTTCTCTTTAGAAGAGCTGACCAACAAAAAATACAGACTGGAACAGCTGGTTTTAGAAACTCTTCAGGCCATAACCCCCTATGCTCAAAAGGCGGGCAAACCTATCCCACTGATTGTTGCAGGAGGAGTTTATTCCGGTGAAGATATTGCCCGATTTCTAAACCTTGGGGCAAGCGGGGTCCAAATGGCAACACGTTTTGTTGTTACCGAAGAATGTGATGCCTCGGAAGGTTTTAAAAAGGAACATCTGAGAGCCAAAAAAGAAGACATTGTTTTTATCAAAAGTCCGGTTGGGCTTCCCGGACGGGCAGTAAAAAATAAGTTTTTAGAGGCAGTGGAACGGGGAGAAAAGGTGCCTTTTAAATGTCCTCATCACTGTATAAAAACATGTAAGCCCAAGAAATCACCCTATTGTATTTCTTTAGCCTTAATCAATGCCCAACAAGGTAAATTAGATGAAGGCTTTGCCTTTGCTGGCAGCAATACCTATCGGTCTGAAAAGATCGTTAAGGTAAAAGATCTTATTGAAGAACTTCTAGAGGGTATAAAGAAAGCGTGA